From a single Silene latifolia isolate original U9 population chromosome 6, ASM4854445v1, whole genome shotgun sequence genomic region:
- the LOC141587225 gene encoding O-fucosyltransferase 29-like yields MGFWGGKNSIKNTNCNVNENGNGNGNVVDLFVNNDGNNELKVQKQHHINCWRSQRKQYSWSLICGIMLFALGLISLFTGHVVSDLEYYSQRLIKKGIYNKWVVGHRERINIWKSSYTEVYYGCCKRSRHFRSAISEKYSNGYLLIATSGGLNQQRIGITDAVVVARILNATLVVPSLDHNSYWKDESDFADIFDVDWFIHSLAKDVKIVKRVPDKVMRSMEKPPYTMRVPRKSTPEDYVELVLPILLRRRVVQLYKFDYRLANDLDPELQKLRCRVNYHALRFTKPIQELGAKVVLRMRQMATRFIAVHLRFEPDMLAFSGCYYGGGEKEINELREIRKRWDTLPDLSPLEERKRGKCPLTPEEVGVMLRALGYKNDTHLYVASGEIYGGEATLQPLRDLFPNFYTKEILAGEELKYLLPFSSRLAAIDYIVSDESDVFVTNNNGNMAKILAGRRRYMGHKRTVKPNSKRLSALFMSRDTMDWTTFAKKVKSAQRGFMGEPDEMKPGKGISRISRACICKRRKRPSINGTSDDNEDISISDDWRRLSNKTSVEKSGSPKDTDLDEFLRRV; encoded by the exons atgggattttgGGGTGGGAAAAATTCCATCAAAAATACTAATTGTAATGTTAAtgaaaatggaaatggaaatggaaatgttGTTGATTTATTTGTTAATAATGATGGAAATAATGAGTTGAAAGTTCAAAAACAACATCATATAAATTGTTGGAGATCTCAAAGAAAGCAATATTCATGGTCACTAATATGTGGGATAATGTTGTTTGCTCTTGGTTTAATTTCATTGTTTACTGGACATGTTGTTTCTGATCTTGAGTATTATTCTCAACGTTTGATTAAGAAGGGCATCTACAACAAATGG GTTGTGGGTCATCGTGAACGAATTAATATATGGAAATCTAGTTATACAGAGGTTTACTATGGATGCTGTAAACGAAGTCGACATTTCCGTT CTGCTATATCTGAGAAATACTCAAATGGCTATTTGCTTATTGCGACTAGTGGAGGGCTCAATCAACAAAGGATTGGG ATAACAGATGCTGTAGTTGTAGCTCGAATACTGAATGCTACTCTCGTAGTTCCATCTCTGGATCATAATTCGTATTGGAAAGATGAGAG CGACTTTGCTGATATTTTTGATGTTGACTGGTTCATACATTCTCTTGCAAAAGATGTGAAAATTGTTAAAAGAGTACCGGATAAAGTCATGAGATCTATGGAAAAACCCCCATATACTATGCGAGTGCCAAGAAAATCAACCCCGGAAGATTATGTTGAGCTAGTCTTACCTATACTCTTGAGAAGACGT GTTGTGCAGCTATACAAGTTTGACTACAGGCTAGCGAATGACCTTGATCCAGAACTTCAAAAATTGCGGTGTCGAGTTAATTATCATGCATTGAGATTTACCAAACCAATACAGGAACTTGGTGCTAAAGTAGTACTGAGAATGCGACAAATGGCAACGCGGTTCATCGCGGTGCATTTAAG GTTTGAGCCCGATATGCTGGCATTCTCTGGGTGCTACTATGGCGgcggagaaaaagaaataaatgaGCTTCGTGAAATAAGGAAGCGATGGGATACCTTACCT GACTTGAGCCCACTTGAGGAGCGTAAGAGAGGGAAGTGTCCACTCACACCTGAAGAAGTTGGTGTGATGCTGCGAGCACTTGGCTATAAAAATGACACCCACCTTTACGTGGCATCTGGCGAAATTTATGGCGGAGAGGCTACTCTACAACCTCTTAGGGATCTTTTCCCTAACTTCTACACTAAAGAGATCCTTGCTGGCGAGGAATTGAAATATTTGCTCCCCTTCTCTTCTCGCCTTGCTGCCATTGACTACATTGTCTCTGATGAGAGTGATGTATTTGTCACCAACAACAATGGTAACATGGCAAAAATTCTGGCAGGTCGAAG GAGGTACATGGGCCACAAGAGGACGGTTAAGCCTAACTCGAAAAGGCTCAGTGCTTTATTTATGTCTCGAGACACAATGGACTGGACTACATTTGCCAAAAAGGTAAAGTCGGCCCAAAGGGGTTTCATGGGAGAACCAGATGAAATGAAACCAGGAAAGGGGATTTCAAGAATTTCCCGGGCTTGCATTTGCAAGAGGCGAAAAAGGCCATCCATCAATGGGACTTCTGATGACAACGAAGATATTTCCATAAGTGATGACTGGCGTAGACTCAGTAACAAGACTAGTGTAGAGAAGTCCGGTTCTCCCAAGGACACTGACCTGGATGAGTTCTTACGACGAGTATAA